From the Corythoichthys intestinalis isolate RoL2023-P3 chromosome 13, ASM3026506v1, whole genome shotgun sequence genome, one window contains:
- the kiss2 gene encoding kisspeptin 2, with protein sequence MKLAVVVLVYGLIVSQDVGCLGASLSGFLPKQETGSVLSRRRAVEDFLEDPELCFSLRENDTQQYLLCNERRNKFNINPFGLRFGKRYNRGYSYSRARTSGFSRQLDVLT encoded by the exons ATGAAGCTGGCAGTCGTGGTTCTTGTGTATGGGCTGATTGTTAGTCAAGATGTAGGATGTTTAGGAGCATCTCTGTCAGGATTTTTACCTAAGCAGGAAACGG GTTCTGTCCTTTCCAGAAGAAGAGCAGTGGAAGACTTTCTGGAGGATCCCGAGCTGTGTTTCTCCCTGAGAGAAAACGACACCCAGCAGTATCTCCTGTGCAACGAGCGCAGAAACAAATTCAACATCAACCCGTTCGGCCTTCGCTTCGGGAAGCGCTACAACCGCGGTTACAGCTACAGCAGAGCCCGAACAAGTGGCTTTTCGCGGCAACTGGATGTCCTGACCTGA